In the Carboxydothermus hydrogenoformans Z-2901 genome, one interval contains:
- a CDS encoding ABC transporter permease, with product MANYIVRRLLQLIPVLFGITFLSFMLIHFIPGDPVTVILGEHASPERAAELREQLGLNDPLYKQYLKFLNNLLHGDLGRSIITHEKVLKELATFFPATVELTLAAMFIATIIGIAAGIVAAVKQYSWFDNLSMIGALTGVSMPIFWLGLMLIYLFAQVLGWLPPSARLSIEYSVPTVTNLYLIDTLLAGNWAAFKDALAHLILPALALGTIPMSIIARMTRSSMLEVLRQDYIRTARAKGLGEATVILKHALKNAFLPVVTVIGLQFGYLLGGAVMTETVFSWPGVGRYIYQAIMARDFPVVQGSITIIALIFVLINLIVDILYTVIDPRIRYQ from the coding sequence ATGGCCAACTATATAGTGAGAAGATTATTACAACTGATTCCGGTACTCTTCGGGATAACCTTTCTTTCTTTTATGCTCATACATTTTATTCCCGGCGATCCGGTGACGGTTATTCTTGGAGAACATGCTTCACCGGAAAGGGCAGCGGAACTACGAGAGCAATTGGGTTTAAACGACCCTTTATATAAGCAGTATTTAAAGTTTTTGAATAACTTACTCCATGGAGACCTGGGACGTTCGATTATAACCCATGAAAAAGTCCTAAAAGAATTGGCAACCTTTTTTCCGGCAACGGTCGAGTTAACGCTTGCTGCCATGTTTATTGCTACCATTATCGGAATTGCAGCAGGAATTGTGGCAGCGGTTAAGCAGTATTCGTGGTTTGATAATTTAAGTATGATTGGAGCTTTAACGGGGGTTTCCATGCCGATTTTTTGGCTGGGTTTGATGCTTATATACCTTTTTGCCCAAGTTTTAGGGTGGCTTCCTCCGTCCGCCCGTTTAAGCATTGAATATTCGGTTCCAACTGTTACCAATTTATACTTGATTGATACTTTATTGGCGGGCAACTGGGCGGCGTTTAAGGATGCTTTAGCCCACCTAATCTTACCGGCTTTAGCTTTAGGAACAATTCCAATGTCGATTATTGCCCGCATGACCCGGAGTTCGATGCTGGAGGTTTTACGCCAGGACTACATCCGTACTGCCCGGGCCAAAGGTCTTGGAGAAGCAACGGTAATTTTAAAACACGCTTTAAAAAATGCTTTTTTACCGGTAGTAACCGTTATTGGTTTGCAGTTTGGGTACCTTTTAGGCGGGGCGGTCATGACCGAAACGGTGTTTTCCTGGCCGGGGGTAGGACGGTATATTTATCAAGCCATTATGGCCAGGGATTTTCCCGTGGTTCAGGGTAGTATCACAATTATCGCCTTAATTTTTGTTTTAATTAATTTAATTGTCGATATTTTATATACGGTAATAGACCCCCGAATCCGGTATCAGTAG
- a CDS encoding response regulator: protein MVRVLIIDDDEGIRYTVGEIIAFMGWEAIKAENGAIGIEKFVREKPDMVLVDYHMPALDGLDTVERIREIDQGVPIIVLTVDERQQIADKFLEVGASDFALKPIKAPDLIARLKVHARMIEINRSQEKKDQDGFLAKGINKKTFNLIVEYLKEQKEPQTIEEITEGVGLAYPTVHRYLLYMVNEGIVSIECDYGRIGRPKNKYKLV from the coding sequence ATGGTGAGAGTACTCATAATTGATGACGATGAAGGCATTCGCTACACTGTGGGGGAAATTATTGCCTTTATGGGCTGGGAAGCGATTAAAGCGGAAAACGGAGCAATAGGCATTGAAAAATTTGTGCGGGAAAAGCCGGATATGGTGCTGGTGGATTATCACATGCCAGCGTTAGATGGGTTGGATACGGTGGAAAGGATTCGGGAAATTGATCAAGGGGTTCCGATAATTGTTCTGACAGTAGATGAACGTCAACAAATTGCCGATAAATTTTTGGAAGTGGGAGCTTCTGACTTTGCTTTAAAACCAATTAAGGCACCGGATTTAATTGCAAGGCTAAAAGTACATGCGCGCATGATTGAGATAAATCGCTCGCAGGAGAAAAAAGATCAGGATGGATTTTTGGCCAAGGGAATTAATAAAAAAACCTTCAATTTAATTGTAGAGTATCTTAAAGAGCAAAAGGAACCGCAAACCATAGAGGAAATTACTGAAGGAGTGGGCCTTGCCTACCCAACAGTACACCGGTATTTACTGTATATGGTAAATGAAGGTATAGTGAGTATCGAGTGTGACTACGGTCGCATTGGCCGTCCCAAGAATAAATATAAATTAGTATAA
- a CDS encoding ABC transporter substrate-binding protein, which yields MRKIKVVSFLVLLAFVFTLTACGGNTAKNETKETKEKVFVFAKSGDPVGLDPANVTDGESIYVTQQIFETLVKYKDDNTEVVPGLAESWETSKDGLTWTFHLRKGVKFHDGTPFNAEAVKFNFDRWMNKNNPYHHGEFEYYGYMFGGYPGVIKEVKVVDEYTVQITLKTPLAPFLSNLAMPSFAISSPEAIKKYGQDYFKHPVGTGPFKFVEWKKDDRVVLERFDEYWGGKANFAKVIFRTIPDNSARLMELKSGNVDAITDINPDDVEAVKNDPNLQLLLRPSMNVGYLAMNTEKKPFDNVKVRQAINYAINKKALVDAFYGGLAKPAKNPLPPSLWGYNDEIQDYEYDPAKAKALLAEAGYPNGFTTTLWAMPVARPYMPQPKQIAEAIQKDLEAVGIKAKIVTYDWATYLKKGENGEHDLYLLGWTGDNGDPDNFLYVLLDKDNAKKGSASNVAFYKNDKVHELLIKAQQESDQTKRAEYYKEAQVIIHNDAPWVPLVHSTPPVAARKSVKNWIPHPTGSECFFKVDKEE from the coding sequence TTGCGGAAAATTAAGGTAGTATCCTTTTTGGTTCTCTTAGCTTTTGTATTTACTTTAACTGCTTGCGGGGGAAATACGGCTAAAAATGAAACTAAAGAAACAAAAGAAAAAGTATTTGTTTTTGCCAAATCCGGTGATCCGGTAGGCCTGGATCCAGCAAACGTTACCGATGGGGAGTCAATTTATGTAACCCAGCAAATATTTGAAACCCTGGTGAAATATAAGGATGACAATACCGAAGTGGTTCCCGGGCTTGCCGAGTCCTGGGAAACTTCTAAAGACGGGCTTACCTGGACTTTTCATCTCCGGAAAGGCGTAAAGTTCCACGATGGCACACCGTTTAATGCGGAAGCGGTGAAATTTAATTTTGACCGCTGGATGAATAAAAACAATCCTTACCATCACGGAGAGTTTGAGTATTACGGTTACATGTTTGGTGGTTATCCTGGAGTGATTAAGGAGGTTAAGGTGGTTGATGAATATACCGTCCAAATTACTTTAAAAACTCCTTTAGCTCCCTTCTTATCCAACCTGGCAATGCCCAGTTTTGCTATTTCCAGTCCTGAAGCTATTAAAAAATATGGGCAGGATTACTTTAAACATCCGGTGGGTACCGGTCCATTTAAATTTGTCGAATGGAAAAAAGATGACCGGGTGGTTTTAGAGCGGTTTGATGAATACTGGGGAGGAAAAGCCAACTTTGCCAAGGTTATTTTCCGTACAATTCCCGACAATTCGGCCCGACTCATGGAATTAAAGTCGGGTAATGTGGATGCAATAACTGACATAAATCCTGATGATGTGGAGGCGGTTAAAAATGACCCCAACCTGCAGTTACTGTTACGACCTTCTATGAACGTTGGGTACCTTGCGATGAACACTGAAAAGAAACCTTTTGATAATGTTAAAGTTAGACAGGCAATTAACTATGCTATTAATAAAAAAGCGTTAGTGGATGCTTTTTACGGCGGTCTTGCCAAGCCCGCCAAGAACCCCTTGCCACCGTCCCTTTGGGGTTATAACGATGAAATTCAAGACTACGAATATGATCCGGCCAAGGCCAAAGCTCTGTTAGCGGAAGCGGGATATCCCAATGGCTTTACCACCACCTTATGGGCAATGCCGGTGGCAAGACCTTACATGCCGCAACCGAAACAAATAGCAGAAGCAATTCAAAAAGACTTAGAGGCGGTTGGAATTAAAGCAAAAATTGTAACTTATGACTGGGCTACTTACTTAAAGAAAGGTGAAAATGGGGAGCATGACTTATATCTCCTGGGTTGGACCGGCGACAACGGCGACCCCGATAACTTCCTTTATGTATTGCTGGATAAAGACAATGCCAAGAAAGGTTCTGCTTCCAACGTTGCTTTCTATAAAAATGATAAAGTTCATGAATTATTAATAAAGGCCCAGCAGGAAAGTGACCAGACCAAGCGTGCCGAGTACTACAAAGAAGCTCAAGTAATTATTCATAATGATGCTCCTTGGGTTCCCCTGGTTCACTCAACGCCACCGGTGGCAGCCAGGAAATCGGTTAAAAACTGGATACCTCATCCCACCGGTAGTGAATGTTTCTTTAAAGTTGATAAAGAAGAGTAA
- a CDS encoding ABC transporter ATP-binding protein, producing the protein MEKILEVKDLKTYFYSSGKEIRAVDGVSFTLNRGEILGIVGESGSGKSVTSLSIMRLVPSPPGKIVGGEIIFAGEDLLKLSEKEMRKIRGEKISMIFQDPMTSLNPVFTIEEQLLEVFRVHKKLSKKEAREKAVELLKKVGIPEAERRLKSYPHQFSGGMRQRVMIAMALALNPALLIADEPTTALDVTIQAQILALMKELQKEYGTSIIMITHDLGVVAEMCHKVLVMYAGRPVEFADVKTLFANPKHPYTLGLLNSIPRLKEQKTRLTPIEGSPPDLGNLPRGCAFYPRCSFKQEVCSQVKPDFLELPDRKIACHLYQGVLDDAAAS; encoded by the coding sequence ATGGAAAAGATTTTGGAAGTAAAAGATTTAAAAACTTATTTTTACAGTTCAGGGAAAGAAATTCGGGCAGTTGATGGTGTTAGTTTTACCCTGAACCGGGGAGAAATTTTGGGAATTGTTGGTGAATCAGGTTCAGGAAAATCGGTTACTTCCCTTTCTATTATGCGGCTTGTTCCTTCACCTCCCGGGAAGATAGTTGGAGGAGAAATTATTTTTGCCGGTGAGGATCTTTTAAAATTAAGCGAAAAAGAAATGCGCAAAATTCGCGGTGAAAAAATATCCATGATCTTTCAAGATCCGATGACTTCGCTAAATCCCGTTTTTACCATAGAGGAGCAACTTTTAGAGGTGTTTCGGGTACATAAAAAGTTAAGTAAAAAGGAAGCCCGGGAAAAAGCTGTGGAACTATTAAAAAAAGTTGGAATTCCGGAAGCAGAAAGACGCCTTAAAAGTTATCCTCATCAGTTTAGCGGTGGGATGCGCCAAAGGGTTATGATTGCCATGGCCCTAGCCTTAAATCCGGCCCTATTAATTGCCGATGAACCAACCACTGCCCTGGACGTCACCATTCAAGCCCAGATTTTAGCTTTAATGAAGGAACTGCAGAAAGAGTACGGGACATCCATCATAATGATTACCCATGATCTTGGGGTTGTGGCGGAAATGTGCCACAAGGTGCTGGTGATGTATGCGGGAAGACCGGTAGAGTTTGCCGATGTCAAGACTCTTTTTGCCAACCCCAAGCATCCGTATACCCTCGGGCTTTTAAACTCAATTCCCAGGCTTAAAGAGCAAAAGACCCGTTTAACCCCAATTGAAGGTTCACCACCGGATTTGGGGAATTTGCCCAGGGGATGTGCTTTTTATCCCCGTTGCAGTTTTAAACAAGAAGTATGCAGTCAAGTTAAACCGGATTTCCTGGAATTACCGGACCGCAAAATTGCCTGTCATTTATACCAGGGGGTTTTGGATGATGCAGCCGCTTCTTGA
- a CDS encoding ABC transporter ATP-binding protein: MMQPLLEVRNLKKYFPVGKGFGPFKEKRWLKAVDDVSFTLYKGETLGLVGESGCGKSTTGRAILRLIEPTSGEVIFEGENILTLTQKEMRKKRREMQIIFQDPFASLDPRMTVAEIIAEPLRIFKYKENIKKRVEELIEKVGLSRSHLDRYPHEFSGGQRQRIGIARALALNPKLIVCDEPVSALDVSVQAQVINLLEDLQKEYGLTYIFIAHDLSVVKHISQRVAVMYLGKIVESGPVELIFNQPKHPYTIALLSAIPVPEPGAKKERIILEGDVPSPINPPAGCSFHPRCPDKKPICTEVMPEPVELENGHVVRCHLYSGEVKKGI, translated from the coding sequence ATGATGCAGCCGCTTCTTGAAGTAAGAAACCTCAAAAAATATTTTCCGGTAGGGAAGGGCTTCGGTCCGTTTAAAGAAAAAAGATGGTTAAAAGCAGTTGATGACGTGTCTTTTACGTTATATAAAGGGGAAACTTTGGGGTTAGTGGGGGAATCGGGATGCGGTAAATCGACGACCGGTCGTGCAATTCTGCGCTTAATTGAGCCGACTTCCGGAGAGGTTATCTTTGAGGGAGAGAACATTTTAACATTAACTCAAAAAGAGATGCGAAAAAAAAGAAGAGAAATGCAAATTATTTTTCAGGACCCTTTTGCTTCATTGGACCCGCGGATGACCGTTGCGGAAATTATTGCTGAACCGTTACGGATTTTTAAATACAAAGAAAACATTAAAAAAAGGGTGGAAGAATTAATCGAGAAGGTTGGTTTGAGCCGTTCGCATTTGGACCGTTATCCCCATGAGTTTTCCGGAGGCCAGCGCCAAAGAATTGGCATTGCCCGGGCTTTGGCCCTAAATCCCAAATTAATTGTCTGCGATGAGCCGGTTTCTGCTTTGGATGTTTCCGTTCAGGCTCAGGTTATCAATCTTTTGGAAGATTTACAAAAAGAATACGGACTAACTTATATCTTTATCGCTCACGATTTAAGTGTTGTCAAACATATTAGCCAGCGAGTCGCGGTAATGTATTTAGGAAAAATAGTGGAATCAGGACCGGTGGAGCTAATTTTTAATCAACCCAAACATCCGTACACTATCGCGTTACTCTCGGCGATTCCGGTACCGGAGCCCGGGGCCAAAAAAGAAAGAATAATTTTAGAAGGAGATGTTCCAAGTCCCATAAACCCTCCAGCGGGCTGTAGTTTTCATCCCCGCTGTCCTGACAAAAAACCGATTTGTACTGAAGTTATGCCTGAACCTGTGGAACTGGAAAATGGGCACGTGGTGAGGTGCCATTTGTATAGCGGGGAGGTGAAAAAGGGGATATAG